A genomic region of Bactrocera dorsalis isolate Fly_Bdor chromosome 3, ASM2337382v1, whole genome shotgun sequence contains the following coding sequences:
- the LOC125777563 gene encoding uncharacterized protein LOC125777563, with the protein MSEKKVRSGKVTKQQKQKFLDLLKNHRNVGIGQFGGPNSGKAANAVWATLTAELNACGGACKTVEQWKKCWADWKSGVKKQQAAIMRFQNATGNRPASEGPAPLDGMDLQVLDFFPTALVDGDGVTKESGFQEVISSYNKKKNY; encoded by the exons ATGAGCGAg aaaaaagTAAGAAGTGGAAAAGTtaccaaacaacaaaaacaaaaatttctagatttattgaaaaatcataGAAACGTTGGTATCGGACAGTTTGGTGGCCCAAACAGCGGCAAAGCTGCTAATGCTGTATGGGCAACTCTCACAGCGGAATTAAATGCATGTGGAGGAGCATGTAAAACCGTTGAGCAGTGGAAAAAG TGCTGGGCAGACTGGAAGTCAGGCGTAAAGAAGCAGCAGGCCGCAATTATGCGTTTCCAGAACGCTACTGGAAATCGTCCTGCCTCTGAAGGTCCAGCGCCGCTAGATGGTATGGACCTTCAAGTGTTAGACTTTTTCCCAACTGCACTTGTTGATGGCGATGGCGTTACTAAGGAGTCGGGGTTTCAAGAGGTAATATCTtcgtataataaaaaaaaaaattattga